The Primulina huaijiensis isolate GDHJ02 chromosome 10, ASM1229523v2, whole genome shotgun sequence region TCACTAAGATAATATAtcattatatataatatcttttttatatgataatgtaaTAAGTTACTGAGTGATAATTCTCAAAAAACTTGGTGTAGGCTGAGGAAAGTTCAGCCGGATCGAAGAAAACGTGGGCTAAAAACCGAGTAAAAACTAAGCCAGTTCGCAATCAACTTCAAACTGCGCGAAGCCTGCCTACGACAAGTTCAAGCCCGAGCTGCTCGTTTTTGGGCGAAATATCTGCCAGACAGAACACGAAAGGGCCAAGAATGCCGGATGGAACAAGGGGTTTCACTATGGGGAGGGGAAAGCCACTTACTATCCCTGTCCATTCAAGTTGAACGAGTGTATATACAATATAATTGTCCAAGAAAAGACACAGTGTTTCCACATAATTATTTTTGGTTGTTGTTTGTGTTAGGTTTGATTATTTAATAGGGTGGGGCCCACGTATTAAANNNNNNNNNNNNNNNNNNNNNNNNNNNNNNNNNNNNNNNNNNNNNNNNNNNNNNNNNNNNNNNNNNNNNNNNNNNNNNNNNNNNNNNNNNNNNNNNNNNNTCATGATTTTCTCCTATTGCTTTAATGATCTCCAGAAATATTTTTCTGCTGGTAAgtctttatttcttttgatattCAAGTCCTCTTATTTTTACTCGATTTTTTCCAGAAAGCCAAGCGCAGCTATCAGAAGGACTTGGCATCTTTTCAGGAGGCAAGGGATTCTAATGCAAATGCCCTGCTTGCTGAGGACAATAATAAAGGAACTGGGGGAGGTTCCTCTATATCTGAAGGTTGTAAAGTTTAGCGTCTTTTCAATTATAAAATGAATTAATGGTCATCCAGTGTTCACTGGCAATGGTAGATTTATCTATCCTTTTGAATATGTTGTATCCAATTAATGGCCTTAGGTTTCCCTTTGAATTTTGTAAGTGTGTGATTTACGAACCTTCTATTCATGAAGTTCACCGAAGCATTACGTTTCAGGCACATGAGTATGACAAGATTTTGTTGTAGAATGCGGTTAAATTAAGCTCCTTGAGTTCTATCATATCGGTGTTAGTTCATAACTGAGTTTGTGTATATTTTCCCTTGGTTGTATTACCATTTTACTTAAACAAACAATGTCTCCGTACTAacctttttttaattatgtgtaaATAACAGATTGGGAGTACGAAAGTTCATCAGGCTATTATTACAATCAAAGGACTAATTGCTATTATGATCCAAACTCTGGCTTTTTTTATACAGATTCTATAGGTATAGACATTCGgttttttctttaataattCAAACCTCCACCTCCCCCTACCCTAAAAAAGAGATCCTTCTTTGTTCATGCTTTTCTCATGGTGAGTCAATGTTGTAGGTAAGTGGGTGACAAGAGAGGAGGCCCTTGCTGCATCTCAAGAATCATCAGAATATATCGGGAAGAAATCTATAATGGGGAAACCACCATTAGCAACAGTTAATAAACCGACCACTGAGTCTAAGAGTGCTTCAATCGCTCAGACAGCACCTCCACCTGGGCGTGTTGTCTCCACACCACTCAATCCAATGCGATCTATTAAGGGTGCTCCTTCGTCTGTCACCGTTAGTAAGAGAAAAAGGGCAGCTGAAAAGCCTCAAGCTGTATCTGAAGAGGAAGCAGCTGCCATGAAGGCTAGGGAAGCTGCAAGGAAGAGAGTCGAAAAAAGAGAAAAACCATTGCTCGGACTTTATAAGCGCTAGTATGAGTGTTGCAGTAGATGTGTCAAGTTTGATAAAAGAGGTACATGTCATTAGAATCCTCAAGTAAACTACTACACATTAAAGAGCCAAAACTTGATAGTTGTCGCTGTTTATGTTTTCCCTGATTGTACTTAATTCCGTGAtcatatatttctttttatggCAACTTtctgaaatactattttttgttatttcacGTACAATGATCcttattagtattttttaaaaaaatgcaggAATTCTGAATCAGTCCATGACCAACACACAAAGGCACTATGATGCATATATGTTTTCTCAGGCTTTCAAGATGCGCGAAATAACTTGCTTAAAAAAGGTGATCACAACTTATGGTGATCAAATGTGAATCCTCGTGAGGTATCTACCATTGTTTTCTAAGCAGATGGATTGGTACTTCAAGATCGTAGCCTTAGTTTTGATGTATGGAAAGCAATCCATCGATTTGGCTGATACTGCTAGTCTCAGCCAGTAAACCAGACGTTGGCATTTGGTTTTGTATCACTTATAGACAGCCTTCACATTTGTTTATAGGTTTTCAACTCTTCTTCTCCCGTTTGGTAGTGTAATAGTTTGCATGCGGTATTCTATTCTTGAGATGCTTACTTGACTCCATCGTTGCGCTTGAACTTGACTATGCTTGGAAGTTGGAACTCGTTATGCCTCCTCTTCCCAGTCCACCACGGCCAACTTAGCCGGTGGCAAGCAGACTCTGTCTCTTTCATCagatgaaaatattatatttcgtTGGCATTATTGTCAGATATTATAAGTTTCACATGGGAAATGTTTTAAATTACCTAGTCCTATTAAATTCTTAAGTTGCTTAAAGCCTTAAACTGTGAAGTGTCCATGTTTgataaaactttttttaaaatctctGTCGAGCTCCAACTTGTGTGGGGACATCTTGTTGAATTGACCATTCAAACAAATCGGCCCAAggtttgattttcttgtttgtaGAATCTCTTGGTAGAAGGTCAGTGTTC contains the following coding sequences:
- the LOC140985981 gene encoding zinc finger protein ZOP1-like, coding for MISRNIFLLKAKRSYQKDLASFQEARDSNANALLAEDNNKGTGGGSSISEDWEYESSSGYYYNQRTNCYYDPNSGFFYTDSIGKWVTREEALAASQESSEYIGKKSIMGKPPLATVNKPTTESKSASIAQTAPPPGRVVSTPLNPMRSIKGAPSSVTVSKRKRAAEKPQAVSEEEAAAMKAREAARKRVEKREKPLLGLYKR